A portion of the Bacteroides faecium genome contains these proteins:
- a CDS encoding AAA family ATPase, translated as MEENTEQRVDLTLFSEKIQELKDRIASVIVGQEQTVDLVLTAILANGHVLIEGVPGVAKTLLARLTARLIDADFSRIQFTPDLMPSDVLGTTVFNMKTNGFDFHQGPIFADIVLVDEINRAPAKTQAALFEVMEERQISIDGTTHRMGELYTILATQNPVEQEGTYKLPEAQLDRFLMKITMDYPSLEEEVNILERHHTNAALVKLDNITPSITKEELLSLRAFMNQVFVDRTLLQYIALIVQQTRTSKAVYLGASPRASVAMLQSSKAYALLQGRDFVTPEDIKFVAPYVLQHRLILTAEAEMEGYSPVKVTQRLIDKVEVPK; from the coding sequence ATGGAAGAGAATACAGAACAGCGAGTGGATTTAACTCTCTTTTCCGAGAAGATACAAGAGTTGAAAGACCGGATTGCTTCCGTCATTGTCGGACAGGAACAGACGGTGGATTTGGTGCTGACAGCCATTCTGGCTAATGGCCATGTGCTGATAGAAGGTGTGCCGGGAGTGGCAAAGACCTTGTTGGCTCGCCTGACGGCTCGTCTGATTGATGCTGACTTCAGCCGTATCCAGTTTACACCGGACTTGATGCCGAGTGATGTGTTGGGTACGACGGTGTTTAATATGAAAACCAATGGCTTTGACTTTCATCAGGGGCCGATTTTCGCGGATATCGTATTGGTGGACGAAATCAACCGTGCGCCTGCCAAAACGCAGGCTGCCTTGTTTGAGGTGATGGAAGAACGTCAGATCAGTATTGACGGAACTACACACCGGATGGGCGAACTATATACGATTCTTGCCACACAGAATCCTGTGGAACAGGAAGGTACGTACAAACTTCCCGAAGCGCAACTCGACCGTTTCCTGATGAAGATTACGATGGATTATCCTTCCCTTGAAGAGGAAGTGAATATCCTTGAACGTCATCATACCAATGCCGCATTGGTGAAACTGGACAACATAACGCCTTCCATCACCAAAGAAGAACTTCTGTCGCTCCGTGCTTTCATGAATCAGGTATTTGTAGACCGTACGCTGCTCCAATACATCGCATTGATTGTGCAGCAGACGCGTACCAGCAAGGCTGTGTATCTGGGAGCTTCTCCGCGTGCATCCGTAGCTATGCTGCAATCCTCGAAGGCCTATGCACTCTTGCAGGGACGGGATTTTGTGACGCCGGAAGATATTAAGTTCGTAGCTCCTTACGTACTTCAGCACCGCCTTATCTTGACGGCGGAAGCGGAAATGGAAGGATATTCTCCGGTGAAGGTGACGCAGCGCTTGATTGATAAGGTCGAAGTCCCGAAATAA
- a CDS encoding DUF4350 domain-containing protein, with protein sequence MKGSRWFIIFIVAFLLVMFAVEYHLPKKFVWTPTFSHYDEQPLGCAVFDSLLSSSLPNGYSISKETFYQMEGDTTDNGNKGILVIANNLSMVEADVNALLKMAERGNKIMLVSNNYPKYLEDTLRFYCTYSHFSAAAFKKYASSIFRKDSIYWIADSVYSRQLYRCYPQFCNSYFRSYDSLPVRKLAEKDMSDAIGDALADSDSVKAYNNYHPLMAMVRPWGKGEIMLVSTPLLFTNYGVLDGNNANYIFRLLSQMGELPIVRSEGYVKATAQVQQSPFRYLLAHQPLRWALYLTMITILLFMIFTAKRRQRAIPVVREPANKSLEFTELIGTLYFQKKDHVDLVRKKFAYLAEVLRREIQVDIEEVADDKRSFERIARKTGMDAEDIARFIHEVRPVLYGGRTIDSEQMKVFIDKMNEIINHI encoded by the coding sequence ATGAAAGGAAGCCGCTGGTTTATAATCTTTATTGTAGCTTTTCTGCTGGTTATGTTTGCGGTAGAGTATCATTTGCCTAAAAAGTTTGTGTGGACACCTACTTTCAGCCATTACGATGAGCAGCCGCTCGGTTGTGCGGTGTTCGACAGCCTGCTGTCTTCTTCTTTGCCAAATGGCTATTCCATATCTAAGGAGACGTTCTATCAGATGGAGGGGGATACGACGGACAATGGCAATAAGGGCATACTTGTGATTGCCAATAATTTGTCTATGGTAGAGGCAGACGTGAATGCTTTATTGAAAATGGCAGAACGGGGGAATAAGATTATGCTGGTAAGCAATAACTATCCTAAGTATTTGGAAGATACTTTGCGGTTTTATTGTACATATTCTCATTTTAGTGCGGCTGCTTTCAAGAAGTATGCTTCTTCTATCTTCAGGAAAGACAGTATTTATTGGATTGCCGATTCTGTCTATTCCCGGCAGCTATACCGTTGTTATCCGCAATTCTGTAATTCCTATTTCAGGAGTTATGATTCATTGCCGGTACGGAAGTTGGCGGAGAAAGATATGTCGGACGCTATCGGTGATGCGTTGGCTGATTCTGATTCTGTGAAAGCGTACAATAACTATCATCCGTTGATGGCAATGGTTCGTCCGTGGGGGAAAGGGGAAATCATGCTCGTCTCTACTCCGTTGTTGTTTACGAATTATGGCGTGTTGGACGGGAATAACGCAAATTATATCTTCCGTTTACTGTCGCAGATGGGGGAACTTCCTATCGTTCGTAGTGAAGGATATGTGAAAGCGACGGCACAGGTGCAACAGTCGCCTTTCCGTTATCTGCTTGCGCACCAGCCGCTCCGTTGGGCTTTGTACCTGACGATGATTACTATCCTGCTTTTTATGATATTCACGGCAAAAAGACGGCAACGTGCCATTCCTGTTGTTCGTGAGCCGGCAAACAAGTCTCTCGAATTTACAGAATTGATTGGTACGCTGTATTTCCAGAAGAAAGACCATGTCGACTTGGTTCGTAAGAAGTTTGCTTATTTGGCAGAAGTGTTGCGAAGAGAAATTCAGGTGGATATTGAGGAAGTGGCGGATGACAAACGCTCTTTCGAGAGGATTGCCCGGAAAACGGGGATGGATGCCGAAGATATTGCGAGGTTTATCCATGAAGTCAGACCGGTGCTTTACGGTGGACGCACTATCGACTCTGAACAGATGAAAGTGTTTATTGATAAAATGAATGAAATAATCAATCATATCTAA
- a CDS encoding DUF4129 domain-containing protein, whose amino-acid sequence MNLTSPADTLVCDTAKIALWRSDPAYDYNRELITPELNLLEWISKQFGELLRKIFGSRFAEEYSGLILICIAIILLLLIIWFVYKKRPELFMRSPKNALPYTVGEDTIYGVDFPGGIAEALSRQDYREAVRLLYLQTLKQLSDAERIDWQLYKTPTQYLNEVRLPAFRQLTNHFLRVRYGNFEATEELFRTMQTLQEEIGKGGVS is encoded by the coding sequence ATGAATCTTACTTCCCCGGCTGATACATTGGTCTGTGATACGGCGAAGATTGCCCTTTGGCGGTCTGATCCGGCATACGACTATAACCGTGAACTGATTACTCCGGAGCTTAACCTCTTAGAGTGGATCAGTAAGCAGTTCGGGGAACTTCTGCGCAAGATATTCGGCAGCCGCTTTGCGGAAGAGTATTCGGGGCTTATCCTGATATGCATTGCCATCATTCTTCTGCTTCTGATTATCTGGTTCGTTTATAAAAAGCGTCCCGAACTGTTCATGCGTTCGCCTAAGAATGCATTGCCTTATACCGTAGGGGAAGATACGATTTATGGCGTAGATTTTCCGGGAGGAATTGCCGAAGCGCTTTCCCGCCAGGATTATCGGGAAGCGGTTCGTTTGCTTTATTTGCAGACATTGAAACAGCTCAGCGATGCGGAACGCATCGACTGGCAACTTTATAAAACGCCTACACAGTATCTGAATGAAGTCCGTTTGCCGGCTTTCCGCCAACTGACCAATCACTTTTTGCGGGTACGTTACGGAAACTTTGAGGCGACGGAAGAACTTTTCCGTACCATGCAGACGTTGCAGGAGGAAATAGGGAAAGGAGGCGTCTCATGA
- a CDS encoding stage II sporulation protein M, whose protein sequence is MKEVTFIRRNIEKWKETEKVVEQAANLSPDQLADAYTDLTADLAFAQTHFPTSRITIYLNNLASALHNEIYRNKREKWTRIITFWTQEVPRTMYDARRELLTSFLIFVASVLIGVLSAANDPDFVRLILGNGYVDMTLENIANGEPMAVYGGSSEVPMFLGITLNNVMVSFNCFVMGLLTSFGTGYMLLSNGIMVGAFQTFFYQHDLLWESSLAIWLHGTLEIWAIIVAGAAGLALGNGWLFPRTYSRLESFRRGAKRGLKIVIGTVPVFIMAGFIEGFLTRHTELPDMLRLGVILTSLAFIIFYYIYLPNRKKHGITET, encoded by the coding sequence ATGAAAGAAGTTACGTTTATCCGTCGGAACATTGAAAAATGGAAAGAGACTGAGAAGGTGGTGGAGCAGGCTGCAAACCTGTCCCCTGACCAGCTTGCCGATGCCTATACGGACTTGACTGCCGACCTGGCGTTTGCCCAGACGCATTTCCCGACTTCCCGCATTACGATTTATCTGAATAATCTGGCTTCGGCATTGCACAATGAAATCTACCGGAATAAACGTGAGAAGTGGACACGGATTATCACCTTTTGGACGCAGGAAGTCCCCCGTACCATGTATGACGCACGTCGGGAACTGCTGACTTCGTTTCTTATCTTTGTAGCCAGTGTGCTCATCGGAGTGCTGTCTGCTGCGAACGACCCGGATTTTGTCCGTTTGATTCTAGGAAACGGCTATGTGGACATGACATTGGAGAATATAGCCAATGGCGAACCGATGGCAGTATATGGCGGCTCTTCCGAAGTCCCGATGTTTCTGGGGATTACCCTCAATAACGTAATGGTATCTTTTAACTGCTTTGTAATGGGATTATTGACCAGCTTCGGAACGGGATATATGCTTCTTAGCAATGGGATTATGGTAGGAGCTTTTCAAACTTTCTTTTATCAACACGATTTGCTTTGGGAATCCAGCCTTGCCATTTGGCTGCACGGAACGCTTGAGATTTGGGCGATTATCGTAGCCGGTGCCGCCGGACTGGCTTTGGGCAACGGATGGTTGTTTCCCAGAACATATTCAAGACTGGAATCTTTTCGGAGAGGGGCGAAACGAGGACTGAAAATCGTAATCGGCACTGTTCCTGTATTTATCATGGCAGGTTTTATCGAGGGCTTTCTCACCCGTCACACCGAACTTCCTGATATGTTGAGGCTGGGCGTGATCCTTACTTCTCTGGCATTTATCATTTTCTACTATATTTATTTACCAAATAGAAAAAAACATGGAATCACAGAAACCTAA
- a CDS encoding RDD family protein, translated as MAESTIITGQFVRISQTPASIGERFLALVIDYFLIVLYVYATAVLLMELRLPSGFRAFFFLCVIYLPILGYSFLCETFNHGQSFGKKLMNIRVVKVDGSTPTVSSYLLRWLLFIVDGPLTSGLGLLVVLLTKNNQRLGDLAAGTMVIKEKNYRKIHVSLDEFDYLTKNYKPVYPQSADLSLEQVNVITRTLESGEKDRTRRVTALAKKVQSLLSITPREGNQEKFLQTVLRDYQYYALEEI; from the coding sequence ATGGCAGAATCTACGATAATCACCGGACAATTCGTCCGTATCAGCCAAACACCCGCCAGTATCGGCGAGCGATTTCTGGCATTAGTCATTGATTATTTCCTGATTGTACTTTATGTATATGCAACAGCTGTCCTCTTAATGGAACTACGGTTGCCGTCAGGATTCCGGGCATTCTTTTTCTTATGTGTCATCTATTTACCGATACTCGGTTATTCTTTTTTGTGCGAAACGTTCAATCACGGACAGAGCTTCGGAAAAAAACTGATGAATATACGCGTCGTCAAGGTGGACGGCTCCACTCCTACCGTCAGTTCTTACCTGCTACGCTGGCTTCTTTTCATAGTTGACGGTCCACTGACCAGCGGTTTAGGGCTTCTGGTCGTGTTACTCACCAAAAACAATCAGCGACTGGGTGACCTCGCAGCCGGCACTATGGTAATTAAAGAAAAGAACTATCGCAAGATACATGTCAGTCTTGACGAATTCGATTACCTGACAAAAAATTACAAGCCAGTCTATCCGCAATCCGCCGACTTGTCACTGGAGCAGGTGAATGTGATTACCCGGACATTGGAATCCGGAGAGAAAGACCGGACACGACGCGTCACGGCACTTGCAAAAAAAGTGCAATCACTCCTTTCCATTACTCCGCGAGAGGGCAATCAGGAAAAGTTTCTTCAGACAGTGCTGAGGGATTATCAATATTATGCGCTGGAAGAAATATAA
- a CDS encoding ATP-binding protein — translation MDKITIPYAIADFVDLRERGFYYVDKTNYITRLENYNAPVFLRPRRFGKSLLISTLACYYDRTKAHRFEELFGGTWIGSHPTPEHNRYMIIRYDFSAMVMANNMQNLAQNFNDLNCAPVEVMVEHNRDLFGDFQFTNKGDASKMLEEVLMYARSHELPKAYILIDEYDNFTNQLLTAYNDPLYEEVTTNDSFLRTFFKVIKKGIGEGSVRTCFCTGVLPVTMDDLTSGYNIAEILTLEPTFLNMLGFTYQETETYLRYVLDKYTSGQDRFDEIWQLIVNNYDGYRFRPNGERLFNSTILTYFFKKFAVNAGSIPDELVDENLRTDINWIRRLTLSLDNAKAMLDALVIDDELSYNVADLSSKFNKKKFFNKEFYPISLFYLGMTTLKDNYVTTLPNMTMRSVYMDYYNQINQIEGNAQRYVPVYRKYDSDRRLEPLIENYFEQYLGQFPAQVFDKINENFIRCSFYELISRYLSSCYTFAIEQNNAAGRSDFEMTGIPGTDYYTDDRVVEFKYYHNKEAEKMLVLTEPLPEHVEQVKGYAADTKRKFPNYKVRAYVVYICGNKGYKCWEV, via the coding sequence ATGGATAAAATAACCATCCCTTATGCAATAGCAGACTTTGTAGACCTTCGCGAACGAGGTTTCTACTATGTTGATAAAACGAACTATATTACGAGGCTTGAAAATTATAACGCCCCTGTATTTTTGCGCCCCCGCCGTTTTGGAAAGAGTTTGTTAATATCGACCTTAGCTTGTTATTACGACCGCACGAAGGCACATCGTTTCGAAGAGTTGTTCGGCGGCACATGGATTGGCAGCCACCCCACGCCCGAGCATAATCGTTACATGATTATCCGCTACGACTTCTCGGCAATGGTAATGGCAAACAATATGCAAAACTTGGCCCAAAACTTCAATGATTTGAATTGCGCTCCTGTAGAAGTAATGGTGGAACATAATCGTGATTTGTTCGGAGACTTCCAATTTACAAATAAAGGAGATGCTTCAAAAATGCTCGAAGAAGTCCTGATGTATGCCCGTTCCCATGAACTGCCTAAAGCCTATATCCTGATTGACGAATACGATAACTTCACCAACCAACTGCTCACTGCTTATAATGATCCGCTTTATGAAGAAGTAACCACTAACGACAGTTTCCTGCGTACCTTCTTCAAAGTGATAAAGAAAGGTATAGGAGAAGGAAGCGTTCGTACTTGTTTCTGTACAGGTGTATTGCCGGTCACTATGGACGATTTGACCAGCGGATACAACATTGCCGAGATACTGACACTGGAGCCTACCTTCCTGAACATGTTGGGCTTCACCTATCAGGAGACGGAAACCTACTTGCGCTACGTCCTCGACAAATACACATCCGGTCAAGACCGCTTTGATGAAATCTGGCAACTGATTGTGAACAATTACGACGGTTACCGATTCCGTCCCAACGGAGAACGTCTTTTCAATTCTACCATTCTGACTTATTTCTTCAAGAAATTTGCTGTCAATGCCGGCAGTATACCGGATGAACTGGTCGATGAGAATCTGCGTACAGATATCAACTGGATACGTCGGCTCACTCTTTCACTGGATAATGCAAAAGCTATGCTGGACGCACTGGTGATTGATGATGAACTGTCTTATAACGTTGCCGACCTTTCGAGCAAATTCAACAAAAAGAAATTCTTCAATAAAGAATTCTATCCCATCAGTTTGTTTTATCTGGGCATGACAACACTGAAAGATAATTACGTAACAACATTACCCAACATGACCATGCGTAGCGTGTACATGGATTACTATAATCAAATCAATCAAATCGAAGGAAATGCTCAACGATATGTGCCTGTATATCGAAAATATGATAGTGACCGTCGCCTGGAACCATTGATAGAGAACTATTTCGAACAATACTTGGGACAATTCCCCGCACAAGTATTTGATAAAATAAATGAGAACTTTATCCGATGCTCTTTCTATGAACTTATCTCCCGCTACTTGAGCAGTTGCTACACATTTGCCATTGAACAAAACAATGCTGCCGGCCGGTCGGACTTTGAAATGACAGGTATCCCCGGCACAGACTATTATACGGACGACCGGGTAGTAGAGTTCAAATACTATCACAATAAAGAAGCCGAAAAAATGTTGGTACTCACCGAACCGCTTCCAGAACATGTGGAACAAGTGAAAGGATATGCGGCGGACACAAAAAGGAAATTTCCGAATTATAAGGTCAGAGCCTATGTAGTATATATATGCGGGAATAAAGGCTATAAATGTTGGGAAGTGTAA
- a CDS encoding BT4734/BF3469 family protein, producing MKITQLRDKDKTTALTTMDMETWIEKTRTETKMQPVSAFREVLRYSLPDSRCYEADKLPKILPAAEFRRTEGGKQLKSYNGIVELTVGPLSGRSEVSLVKQLAWEQPQTYCAFTGSSGRTVKIWTRFTRPDSSLPQKREEAEIFHAHAYRLAVKCYQPQIPFNILSKEPALEQYSRLSYDPELMYRPDSVPFYLSQPGGMPEELSYREVVHSEKSPLTRAVPGYDTERAIFMLFEAALRKTHEEIYRAEDEGALQRDADFQAVVTQLAVNCFHSGIPEEETVKRTIFHYYLHREETLIRQLVKNVYSEQEGFGKKNSLGKEQFLSLQTEEFMKRRYEFRYNTQVGEVEYRERNSFRFYFNAIDKRVLNSIALDAQAEGIPLWDRDISRYIYSNRIPVFNPLEDFLYHLTAWDGKDRIRGLAQTVPCNNKHWVELFHRWFLNMVVHWRGTDKKYANNVSPLLVGVQGCRKSTFCRSIIPPAIRAYYTDSIDFSQKRDAEVYLNRFALINIDEFDQISATQQGFLKHILQKPIINMRKRYGNAVLEMRRYASFIATSNQKDLLTDPSGSRRFICIEVSGTIDTNKAIDYDQLYAQAMYELDHGERYWFDQAEERIMMENNREFEQVSLEEQLFYRYFRPVKEEEDGEWLSPAEILEDIKKNSAIPLSNKRVSVFGRILRKHEIPSRRVRSGTVYHVARLS from the coding sequence ATGAAGATTACTCAGTTAAGAGACAAGGATAAAACTACTGCGCTGACTACAATGGATATGGAAACGTGGATAGAAAAAACACGGACTGAAACTAAAATGCAGCCAGTATCGGCTTTCAGAGAAGTGTTGCGATATTCCCTGCCCGACTCACGCTGCTACGAGGCCGACAAGTTGCCAAAGATTCTTCCGGCTGCGGAATTTCGCAGGACGGAAGGTGGAAAACAATTGAAAAGTTATAACGGAATAGTTGAGCTGACAGTCGGCCCGCTATCGGGCAGATCGGAAGTTTCGCTGGTAAAACAATTGGCTTGGGAACAACCGCAAACCTACTGCGCTTTTACCGGATCCAGCGGGCGGACAGTGAAAATCTGGACGAGATTTACCCGTCCCGATAGTTCGCTTCCACAGAAAAGAGAGGAAGCGGAAATATTTCATGCACATGCTTATCGGTTGGCTGTGAAATGTTACCAGCCCCAAATCCCGTTCAATATTTTATCAAAAGAACCTGCTCTGGAACAATATTCACGATTATCATACGATCCGGAACTTATGTACAGACCGGATTCCGTTCCGTTTTATCTGTCGCAGCCGGGAGGGATGCCCGAAGAACTGTCTTATCGGGAAGTAGTGCATTCGGAAAAGTCTCCGTTGACACGAGCTGTGCCGGGGTATGATACGGAACGTGCCATATTCATGCTTTTTGAAGCGGCTTTGAGAAAGACGCATGAAGAAATCTACAGAGCGGAAGATGAAGGTGCTCTCCAAAGAGATGCAGACTTTCAGGCTGTAGTGACACAACTGGCCGTCAACTGCTTCCACTCGGGCATTCCCGAAGAAGAAACGGTGAAACGTACTATCTTTCACTATTACTTACATCGGGAAGAAACACTTATTCGCCAATTGGTCAAAAATGTATATAGCGAACAGGAAGGCTTCGGAAAGAAAAATAGTTTAGGAAAAGAGCAGTTCCTGTCACTGCAAACAGAGGAGTTTATGAAGCGGCGTTATGAATTCCGTTACAATACCCAAGTGGGCGAAGTAGAATACCGCGAGCGGAACTCATTCCGCTTTTATTTCAACGCAATCGACAAACGGGTGCTGAACAGTATCGCGCTGGATGCGCAAGCCGAAGGTATTCCGCTATGGGACAGGGATATCAGCCGGTATATTTACTCCAACCGCATCCCTGTATTCAATCCGTTGGAAGACTTCCTTTATCATCTTACCGCTTGGGACGGCAAAGACCGTATCCGCGGACTGGCGCAGACTGTGCCCTGCAACAACAAACATTGGGTGGAACTGTTTCACCGCTGGTTTCTCAATATGGTTGTTCACTGGCGTGGAACGGATAAAAAATATGCGAACAATGTTTCTCCCTTATTGGTAGGTGTGCAAGGTTGCCGTAAGTCGACTTTCTGCCGCAGTATCATTCCGCCTGCTATACGTGCATATTATACGGACAGCATTGACTTTTCACAGAAGAGAGATGCCGAAGTTTATCTCAATCGCTTTGCACTCATCAACATTGATGAATTCGACCAGATTAGTGCCACTCAACAAGGTTTCCTGAAGCATATCCTCCAGAAACCGATTATAAATATGCGCAAACGTTATGGCAACGCTGTATTGGAAATGCGCCGTTATGCTTCATTTATCGCAACGAGTAACCAGAAAGATTTGCTGACCGACCCTTCGGGAAGCCGCCGTTTTATCTGTATCGAAGTGAGTGGGACGATAGACACAAACAAGGCGATAGATTATGACCAACTTTATGCACAGGCTATGTATGAACTCGATCATGGTGAACGTTACTGGTTTGATCAGGCTGAAGAACGGATTATGATGGAGAATAATCGTGAGTTTGAGCAAGTTTCACTTGAAGAACAGTTGTTTTACCGGTATTTTCGTCCGGTCAAGGAAGAAGAGGACGGTGAATGGCTTTCGCCGGCAGAGATTCTGGAAGATATAAAGAAAAACAGTGCCATACCGTTATCAAACAAGCGGGTGAGTGTATTCGGACGAATACTCCGCAAACACGAAATACCGTCGAGACGTGTACGTAGCGGTACTGTCTATCATGTTGCCAGGCTTTCATAA
- a CDS encoding DUF6078 family protein, with protein MKEPFDYSLVPYTFGMCAAEECPRAATCLRRIALEYAPAERVFLSMMNPKRLKTMKGTCDYYRSDEKVRYARGFMRTINALTVRAADTFRYRMIEYMGRKNYYLKRRGEMNLTPAEQQRVITIAKELGVIQQEYFDGYVEEYNWG; from the coding sequence ATGAAAGAACCGTTCGATTACTCCTTAGTCCCCTATACTTTCGGTATGTGTGCAGCCGAAGAATGCCCGCGTGCCGCAACTTGCCTGCGGCGGATTGCCTTAGAGTATGCTCCGGCAGAGCGTGTTTTCCTGTCGATGATGAATCCCAAGCGGCTGAAAACGATGAAAGGCACGTGTGATTATTACCGCTCCGATGAGAAAGTACGTTATGCACGTGGCTTTATGCGTACGATTAATGCACTTACTGTTCGTGCGGCAGATACTTTCCGCTATCGTATGATTGAGTATATGGGTAGAAAGAACTACTATTTGAAACGTAGAGGAGAAATGAATCTTACTCCGGCAGAGCAACAACGGGTTATCACCATAGCCAAAGAGCTTGGTGTCATTCAACAAGAATACTTTGACGGTTACGTGGAAGAATATAACTGGGGCTAG
- a CDS encoding HlyD family secretion protein has translation MKEENDTKIIKEEAKKYKEIELRSEEVQEVMNHVPSWILRQGITVLCCIVVVLLVGSYLFKYPDIVEAEITVSTQTPPVYIVTKAAGRLEELRISNGGEVEKETILGVIENAAKTKDVLWVKERMRQWETKDYLLSEGKRLFDGRYLQLGEVQAIYAAFVLALNEYVEFVGQDYYNRKLENSQKNLSNRKEYYRLAKKQYLLAAQDQVLAKRMYGRDSILYTRKVIMDNEYDEAQRNYLQHRQTHEGMCMSLSQIEIQIEQDKGTLLDLHHQALTEEQKYALNLKNATEQLQAGIISWEQHYLLVAPISGKLTFMSVWSDNQYMTAGESLFVIAPRVDSLPVGRALLPVQGSGKVKAGQQVNVRLNNYPDHEFGYVKGKVINVSPVPTEEAKYVVDIEFPKGLRTNYDKELPISRELKGSAEIITEDMRLIERLFAPIKMLKEHIK, from the coding sequence ATGAAAGAGGAAAACGATACAAAGATTATTAAAGAAGAAGCGAAAAAATATAAAGAAATTGAACTCCGGAGTGAAGAAGTGCAGGAGGTGATGAATCATGTGCCTTCATGGATACTTCGTCAAGGAATCACTGTTTTATGTTGTATCGTTGTCGTTCTGTTGGTCGGTAGTTATCTTTTCAAGTATCCGGACATAGTAGAAGCGGAAATAACAGTGAGTACACAAACTCCTCCTGTATATATAGTGACGAAAGCAGCAGGGAGACTGGAAGAACTCCGTATATCTAACGGTGGAGAAGTAGAAAAAGAAACCATATTGGGCGTAATAGAAAACGCGGCTAAAACCAAAGATGTACTTTGGGTAAAAGAACGAATGAGGCAGTGGGAAACAAAAGACTACTTGTTAAGTGAAGGGAAGCGGCTTTTTGACGGGCGGTATCTTCAACTGGGAGAAGTACAGGCAATCTATGCTGCATTTGTGTTAGCACTGAATGAATATGTGGAATTTGTCGGGCAAGATTATTATAATAGAAAACTGGAAAACAGCCAAAAGAACTTGAGCAATAGAAAAGAGTATTACCGGTTGGCGAAAAAACAATACCTGTTGGCAGCGCAAGATCAAGTGCTGGCAAAACGTATGTATGGTCGCGATTCTATTTTGTACACACGAAAAGTAATCATGGATAACGAATATGATGAAGCGCAACGCAATTATTTGCAGCATCGTCAGACTCATGAAGGGATGTGTATGTCTTTATCCCAGATTGAAATACAGATTGAACAGGACAAGGGAACTTTGCTCGATCTTCATCATCAGGCTTTGACGGAAGAGCAAAAGTATGCGCTTAACCTGAAAAATGCAACTGAGCAATTGCAGGCAGGCATTATTTCATGGGAGCAACATTATCTGCTGGTAGCTCCCATATCCGGAAAGTTAACTTTTATGAGTGTATGGAGTGATAACCAGTATATGACTGCTGGTGAAAGCCTTTTTGTCATTGCTCCTAGAGTGGATTCACTGCCTGTAGGCAGGGCATTACTTCCCGTTCAAGGATCGGGCAAAGTAAAAGCTGGACAGCAAGTTAATGTTCGCTTGAATAACTATCCGGATCATGAGTTTGGTTATGTGAAAGGAAAGGTAATCAATGTTTCTCCTGTACCGACAGAAGAAGCGAAGTATGTGGTAGACATTGAGTTCCCTAAGGGGTTACGCACTAATTATGATAAAGAACTTCCTATTAGTAGAGAACTGAAAGGGAGTGCCGAGATTATTACGGAAGATATGAGATTGATAGAAAGGTTGTTTGCCCCTATTAAAATGTTGAAAGAGCATATTAAATAA